The segment CGCCGGGCCGGTTCCGCGCCACCGACCTGATCGACGTGCGGGTGCACGGCGACCCCGTCGCGGACCTGCCGGCCACCGTGACGCTGCATGTGGGCTCGGCGGCCGTACCGGTCCGGGTCCGCCCGCTGGGTGCGGACACCGCGCGGCTGCGGCTGGACCGGCCGCTTCCGCTGCGTCTCGGCGACCGGGCGCTGCTGCGCGACCCGGGCCGGCATCACGTCGCGGGCGGTGTGACCGTGCTCGACGTGGCGCCGCCCGGACTGACCCGCCGCGGCGCCGCGGCCCGGCGTGCCGCCGAGCTGGCCGGGATGACCGGTGCCGCCGACCTCGCCGGCGAGCTGCGCCGGCGCCGGCTGATCCGGGGCGAGGAGTTGCTGCGGATGGGTGTTCCGGTGGGCACGCCGGTGACCGGTGACTGGTACGCCGACCCGCAGCACTGGGCCGACCTGGGCAAACGACTCGCCGACGAGGTGGCCCGGCACGCCGCCGACCAACCGCTCGAACCCGGCGCGCCGCTGGAGGATCTGCGGCACCGGCTCGGCCTGCCCGACCGCTCGCTGGTCGAGGCCCTCATCCAGCCACCGCTGCGCCTGGCCGGCGGCCGGGTCACCGCCGGCACTCCCGGCATCCCACCCGAGCTGGTCGCGGCCGTGCACGAGGCCTTCGACGAGTCCCGGCCGTTCGCGGCACCCGAAGCGCACCGGCTCGCCGAGCTGGGTCTCGGCGCCCGGCAGATCGCCGCCGCGGTGCGCGCCGGCCTGGTCATGCGGCTCGGCGAGACCGTGCTACTGCGGCCCGGCGCCCCGGACCGGGCGGCCGGCGTGCTGGCCGGGCTTCCGCAGCCGTTCACGCTCAGCGAGGCCCGCCGGGCCCTGGACACCAGCCGCCGGGTGGCCGTCCCGCTGCTGGAACTGCTGGACCGCACCGGTGTGACCGAGCGGCTCCCGGACGACCGCCGGATCAGCCGACCTGCTGCTGGTTGATGCGGACCATGTTGCCGGCCGGGTCGCGGAACGCGCAGTCGCGGATCCCGTACGGCTGGTCCATCGGCTCCTGGACCACGTCGGCGCCGCTGGCCTGCAGCTTCTCGAAGACGTCCTCGAGGTCGGGGGTGCTCAGCACGATGCTCGCGTAGCTGCCCTTGGCCATCAGCTCGGCGATGGTCCGGCGCTCGTCGTCGGTGATCCCCGGGTCGGCGGCCGGCGGGTGCAGCACGATCGAGGTCTGCGGCTGGTTCGCCGGGCCGACCGTGATCCAGCGCATGTCGCCGTACCCGACGTCGCCGCGCACCTCGAAACCCAGCGCGTCGCGGTAGAAGGTGAGGGACTGCTCGGGGTCGTCGGCCGGCAGGAACGTGTTGTGAATGGTGACGTTCATGCCTGCGATGCTAGGTGCGTGCGGGTGGGTGTGGCTTCTCTGTTCCTGATCGGTCGCATCACCTGTTTGGCGAGGCAGCTGGGCAGCCCCTCGGCGTCGCCGGCGGCGATCTGCTGGTAGCGGCTCGGCGAGATGCCGACCAGCTCGGAGAACCGGGTGCTGAACGTGCCCAGCGACGAGCAGCCGACCGCGAAGCAGACGTCGGTGACGGACAGGTCGCCGCGGCGCAGCAGCGTCATCGCCCGCTCGATGCGCCGGGTCATCAGATAGCTGTACGGCGACTCGCCGAACGCCGCCCGGAACTGCCGGCTCAGGTGCCCGGCGGACATGTGCACGCCGCGGGCCAGCGCCTCCACATCCAGCGGCTGGGCGTAGTCCCGGTCGATCCGGTCCCGGACGCGGCGCATCAGCACCAGCTCACGCAGCCGCGGGTCGTCTTTACCGGTCACCGGCACAGCGTGCCCGCTGTCAGGGCCCGATGTCCACCGGGCCCACTCATCCGTTGCGGATGAGGTGACAGAGTAG is part of the Actinoplanes sp. NBC_00393 genome and harbors:
- the selB gene encoding selenocysteine-specific translation elongation factor; amino-acid sequence: MHVVATAGHVDHGKSTLVRALTGMEPDRWAEERRRGMTIDLGFAWTTLASGATVAFVDVPGHERFVPNMLAGIGPVPAAMIVVAADEGWRRQSAEHLAALNALDVRHGLLVVTRCDLADPRPAMEAARAEIAATSLGAVEAVPVSGRTGAGLDDLRTALDRLVSALPAPETDTPVRLWIDRSFTIKGAGTVVTGTLGAGSVSSGDELELTGLSRPVRVRGLQSLGEPVDHADAVARVAVNLRGVDKDRVARGAALLAPGRFRATDLIDVRVHGDPVADLPATVTLHVGSAAVPVRVRPLGADTARLRLDRPLPLRLGDRALLRDPGRHHVAGGVTVLDVAPPGLTRRGAAARRAAELAGMTGAADLAGELRRRRLIRGEELLRMGVPVGTPVTGDWYADPQHWADLGKRLADEVARHAADQPLEPGAPLEDLRHRLGLPDRSLVEALIQPPLRLAGGRVTAGTPGIPPELVAAVHEAFDESRPFAAPEAHRLAELGLGARQIAAAVRAGLVMRLGETVLLRPGAPDRAAGVLAGLPQPFTLSEARRALDTSRRVAVPLLELLDRTGVTERLPDDRRISRPAAG
- a CDS encoding VOC family protein — its product is MNVTIHNTFLPADDPEQSLTFYRDALGFEVRGDVGYGDMRWITVGPANQPQTSIVLHPPAADPGITDDERRTIAELMAKGSYASIVLSTPDLEDVFEKLQASGADVVQEPMDQPYGIRDCAFRDPAGNMVRINQQQVG
- a CDS encoding helix-turn-helix transcriptional regulator; its protein translation is MRRVRDRIDRDYAQPLDVEALARGVHMSAGHLSRQFRAAFGESPYSYLMTRRIERAMTLLRRGDLSVTDVCFAVGCSSLGTFSTRFSELVGISPSRYQQIAAGDAEGLPSCLAKQVMRPIRNREATPTRTHLASQA